A genomic region of Arachis hypogaea cultivar Tifrunner chromosome 5, arahy.Tifrunner.gnm2.J5K5, whole genome shotgun sequence contains the following coding sequences:
- the LOC112803412 gene encoding uncharacterized protein, translating into MEESINQDLPRNNNAENNSASNERSLPPASNENQSQTSSVRGKTDPAWRYVALQNINGKPHYQCLFCLSTFGGGGINRMKKHLAKMGGDIKKCSKVPYDVEKQMEGLLKEIQKSKTSKRKVSFNEEGTDECEDAIDEAIAQEEQQTPSQLPTKEVVGGDPKKKAKIIIPPMFAPRTTPGSQPSLKSVFQNKEALHEVDKRVARWLLDSGFGPGYKGPSYDSLRVNLLADLKRECQMVVDSYRSAWKETGCTLMADGWTDQRQKTLINFLVYCSKGLCFVKSVDASSMVKNASSLCDLFSEVIEWIGPDNVVHVVTDNAANYVAAGRLINKKIENIHWSPCAAHCLNLILKDISSMPHISSLATRASKIIVFVYNHTVFLSWLRQKEDWREIVRPGATRFATVFLTLMSIFERKSELQQLVVDTHFTGHKLGRSANGRAVSAIILDNKFWDDCFTVCQIVSPLIKLLRLVDADDKPSLGIVYEGMLRESPDVMRALLDLVTLHCKVNNLDSVEAMKEIHLYRDRKESFDRPEAVPAAKKLQPDEWWRLFGSSAPCLQKMAVRILSQASASSGCERNWSLFDQIHTARRNRLEHDRLSDIVYVTYNLRLKSR; encoded by the exons ATGGAAGAAAGTATCAACCAAGACCTACCTAGGAATAATAATGCTGAAAATAATTCTGCTTCGAATGAACGTTCTCTTCCTCCCGCGAGTAACGAAAATCAGTCACAAACTTCTAGTGTTCGGGGAAAAACTGATCCTGCTTGGAGATACGTTGCTTTACAGAATATAAATGGAAAGCCGCATTACCAATGTTTATTTTGTCTGAGTACTTTTGGGGGTGGGGGAATTAATAGAATGAAAAAGCATTTGGCGAAGATGGGTGGAGACATTAAGAAGTGTTCTAAGGTCCCGTATGATGTAGAAAAACAAATGGAAGGTTTGTTGAAAGAGATTCAGAAAAGTAAAACTAGTAAAAGGAAAGTAAGTTTCAACGAAGAGGGTACCGATGAGTGTGAGGATGCAATTGATGAAGCAATAGCGCAAGAGGAACAACAAACTCCGAGTCAGTTACCAACTAAGGAGGTTGTTGGAGGCGAtccaaaaaagaaagcaaaaatcatTATTCCTCCTATGTTTGCACCAAGAACAACTCCGGGAAGTCAACCAAGTCTAAAAAGCGTGTTTCAAAACAAAGAGGCGCTTCATGAAGTTGATAAGCGAGTGGCTAGATGGCTTTTGGATT CTGGCTTTGGGCCTGGTTATAAAGGTCCTTCTTATGACTCTTTGAGGGTTAATTTATTAGCCGATCTCAAAAGGGAGTGTCAAATGGTTGTTGATAGCTATAGGTCTGCTTGGAAAGAAACTGGATGTACTCTCATGGCTGATGGTTGGACAGATCAAAGGCAAAAAACATTGattaattttttggtttattgTTCGAAAGGGTTGTGCTTTGTGAAATCTGTAGATGCCTCAAGTATGGTTAAAAATGCTTCTAGCTTGTGTGACTTGTTTTCAGAGGTGATTGAATGGATTGGACCTGATAATGTTGTTCATGTAGTGACCGATAATGCTGCGAATTATGTTGCTGCTGGTAGGCTTATtaataagaaaattgaaaatattcACTGGTCACCTTGTGCTGCTCATTGCTTGAATCTTATTCTAAAAGATATAAGCAGCATGCCACATATTTCTAGCCTTGCAACACGTGCTTCGAAGATTATCGTGTTTGTATATAATCATACGGTGTTCTTGTCCTGGCTAAGACAAAAAGAGGATTGGAGGGAGATTGTTCGTCCAGGTGCAACTCGTTTTGCCACTGTCTTCCTCACATTGATGAGTATCTTTGAGCGCAAATCGGAATTACAACAATTGGTTGTTGATACACACTTTACCGGACACAAATTAGGAAGGAGTGCTAATGGGAGAGCTGTGAGTGCAATTATCCTAGACAATAAATTTTGGGATGATTGTTTTACTGTATGCCAAATTGTGAGTCCGTTGATTAAATTGCTGAGGTTGGTAGATGCCGATGATAAACCATCATTGGGAATTGTTTATGAAGGTATGCTGAG AGAATCACCTGATGTCATGCGAGCTTTACTTGATCTTGTTACATTGCATTGCAAGGTTAATAATTTAGATTCAGTTGAGGCAATGAAAGAAATACACTTATATAGAGATCGAAAGGAAAGCTTTGATAGGCCTGAAGCTGTTCCAGCTGCAAAAAAACTTCAACCTG ATGAATGGTGGAGGTTATTTGGTAGTTCTGCTCCATGTTTACAAAAAATGGCAGTTCGCATTCTTAGCCAAGCATCTGCTTCTTCAGGGTGTGAAAGGAATTGGAGTCTTTTTGATCAAATTCATACAGCAAGAAGGAATAGATTGGAGCATGATAGGCTAAGTGATATTGtgtatgttacatataatttgcgTCTTAAATCCAGGTAA